A region of Thermococcus barossii DNA encodes the following proteins:
- a CDS encoding glycosyltransferase family 4 protein: MESLKIAIASDWFYPKIGGIESHIDELARNLVLLGHEPYVLTHDYRYMKPYVDSFPYRVVRFPATLYFRKYHSSVGFSQFWRINEFYKEVGFDITHVHSIYSPLAVAVSKISRGIRNVPVVATNHSFYGEHSLDFLLGPFLRHHLKRIDTFVAVSTPVAEDTRNLLGNKLNGRPVVVVPNGIDVRKWRPPEPEERERARRNLGVRNEIVVLYLGRMTERKQAHRIPVMVREALKRSGIPKSKVKLVMIGNGPMRPVLERNLRETGIGEITELYDFMERGRLLPLYWAADLVLMPGILEAFPVVGLEAMATGNPVIGRNESGLSDMVLNGITGLLAVSEEGMAENLAEVFQDREKLVAMGIEARKRAEKEFSWEVVLRRLMRVYRHTMDMGRDVDRRYLMYRMMRRLG, translated from the coding sequence ATGGAAAGCCTTAAGATCGCAATAGCGAGTGACTGGTTCTATCCAAAAATAGGGGGGATAGAATCCCACATCGATGAACTGGCCCGCAATCTCGTCCTCCTGGGGCATGAACCCTACGTCCTGACCCACGATTACAGGTACATGAAGCCCTACGTTGATAGCTTCCCATACCGCGTCGTGAGGTTTCCGGCGACGCTTTATTTCCGTAAATACCACTCCAGCGTGGGTTTCTCACAGTTCTGGAGGATAAACGAGTTCTACAAGGAGGTCGGGTTTGACATAACCCATGTCCACAGCATATACTCCCCCCTGGCGGTTGCCGTGTCGAAGATATCGAGGGGAATAAGGAACGTCCCTGTGGTCGCCACCAACCACTCATTCTACGGGGAGCATTCGCTGGACTTCCTACTCGGGCCATTCCTCAGGCATCACCTCAAGAGGATAGACACCTTCGTCGCCGTCAGCACCCCCGTCGCAGAGGATACCAGAAACCTGCTGGGGAACAAGCTCAACGGCCGCCCGGTTGTAGTGGTTCCCAACGGGATAGACGTAAGGAAGTGGCGCCCGCCGGAGCCGGAGGAGAGGGAAAGGGCCAGAAGGAATCTCGGCGTGAGGAACGAGATAGTCGTGCTCTATCTGGGCAGGATGACCGAGCGCAAGCAGGCCCACAGAATACCGGTGATGGTCAGGGAGGCTCTCAAGCGAAGTGGGATCCCCAAAAGCAAGGTAAAGCTCGTGATGATAGGAAACGGGCCGATGCGCCCGGTGCTGGAGAGGAACCTAAGAGAAACCGGTATAGGCGAGATAACCGAGCTGTACGACTTCATGGAGAGAGGAAGGCTTCTTCCGCTGTACTGGGCGGCGGACCTGGTTCTAATGCCCGGCATTCTGGAGGCCTTCCCCGTTGTCGGGCTTGAGGCCATGGCAACTGGAAATCCCGTCATCGGTCGGAACGAGAGCGGTCTCTCGGACATGGTGCTCAACGGAATCACCGGCCTTCTCGCCGTCAGTGAGGAGGGAATGGCAGAGAACCTTGCCGAGGTGTTCCAGGACAGAGAAAAACTGGTAGCCATGGGCATTGAAGCGCGGAAGAGGGCGGAGAAGGAGTTTTCGTGGGAGGTTGTGCTTAGAAGACTGATGCGGGTGTACCGCCATACCATGGATATGGGTAGAGACGTTGACAGAAGGTACCTGATGTACAGAATGATGAGGAGGCTGGGTTGA
- a CDS encoding thiamine-phosphate kinase, with protein sequence MEKEIIELFRRHLRLQGDLPLGDDAGALRLRDGWLVATNDMLVRKTDVPGVMTPEQVGFKAVTMNVSDVAAMGARPVGFLFSLGVPRDIGMDYLEGVAKGIGKALEHYGVPVLSADTNEADDLVIDGIALGRTRRLLTRSGARPGDLVCVTGDIGRALAGLLAWKHELDVPAGARRALYEKLLEPRARVKEGIELSELANAAIDISDGLSKELHLLAEMSGVRIDIEAQELPIRDEVRAVGEILGLNPIEIALASGEEFELVFTLPEEKLRCLGVRCTVIGRVLKGTGVYITTDEKRQEMPVLGWEHLNRRVKGTYREMFR encoded by the coding sequence GTGGAGAAGGAGATAATCGAACTCTTCAGGAGACACCTCAGGCTCCAGGGAGATCTACCCCTCGGGGACGATGCCGGCGCGCTCAGGCTCCGTGACGGATGGCTGGTGGCTACAAACGACATGCTCGTGAGAAAAACGGACGTTCCCGGAGTAATGACGCCCGAGCAGGTGGGTTTCAAGGCTGTTACAATGAACGTGAGCGATGTCGCGGCTATGGGGGCCAGACCGGTGGGGTTCCTCTTCTCGCTGGGAGTTCCGCGGGACATTGGAATGGACTACCTTGAGGGAGTCGCGAAGGGGATAGGAAAGGCCCTTGAGCATTACGGCGTCCCTGTTCTGAGCGCGGATACGAACGAGGCGGACGATTTGGTAATAGACGGAATTGCCCTCGGAAGGACCAGGAGACTCCTCACAAGGAGCGGGGCAAGGCCGGGTGACCTGGTCTGCGTGACCGGCGATATCGGCAGGGCTTTGGCAGGCCTCCTCGCCTGGAAGCATGAACTTGACGTTCCAGCGGGCGCGCGGCGGGCTCTATATGAGAAACTCCTCGAACCGAGGGCAAGGGTTAAGGAGGGAATCGAACTGAGCGAACTTGCGAACGCGGCAATCGATATAAGCGACGGCCTGAGCAAGGAGCTTCACCTCCTGGCTGAAATGAGCGGGGTAAGGATAGATATTGAGGCCCAGGAGCTTCCGATTAGAGATGAGGTCAGGGCGGTAGGTGAGATTCTGGGGCTGAACCCGATTGAGATAGCCCTCGCGAGCGGGGAGGAGTTCGAACTCGTCTTTACCCTGCCGGAGGAGAAGCTTAGATGCCTTGGGGTGAGGTGCACTGTCATAGGAAGGGTTCTGAAGGGAACGGGAGTCTATATTACCACTGATGAAAAAAGACAGGAAATGCCCGTTCTCGGCTGGGAACACCTTAACAGGAGAGTAAAAGGGACGTATAGAGAGATGTTCCGATAA
- a CDS encoding TIGR00375 family protein, with protein sequence MQVDADLHIHSRYSKAVSKAMTIPNLAENARFKGLGLVGTGDILNPMWEAELLRYAEKVEEGTYERKGVRFLLTAEVEDDRRVHHVLIFPSIETVREMRERLRPYSQDIDREGRPHLGLSASEIADLANERDVLIGPAHAFTPWTSLYKEYNSLKEAYDGAKIQFLELGLSADSEMADMIKAHHPLTYLSNSDAHSPMPHRLGREFNRFEIKEVTFEEVRKAILRRGGRRIVLNAGLDPRLGKYHLTACSRCYTKYSLSDARAFRWKCPRCGGRIKKGVHDRILELADTNERPKDRPPYLRLAPLAEIIAMVIGKGVETKAVRLIWERFLREFGSEIRVLVDVPLEGLAEVHEEVAKAVWAYRKGKLVVIPGGGGKYGEIKLPEEIRRAGIEELEALEVEVPREEYRPKQTSLMKFLGGAR encoded by the coding sequence ATGCAGGTTGATGCCGACCTTCACATTCACTCACGCTACTCCAAAGCGGTCTCAAAAGCCATGACCATTCCCAATCTCGCCGAGAACGCGAGATTTAAGGGCCTCGGCCTGGTTGGAACGGGGGACATACTCAATCCCATGTGGGAGGCCGAGCTCCTGAGGTACGCGGAAAAAGTGGAGGAGGGAACCTACGAGAGGAAAGGGGTCAGGTTCCTCCTGACGGCCGAGGTCGAGGACGACAGAAGGGTTCACCACGTGCTGATATTCCCGAGCATAGAGACCGTGAGGGAAATGCGCGAGAGGCTAAGGCCGTACTCCCAGGACATAGACAGGGAGGGCAGGCCGCACCTGGGCCTTTCCGCTTCAGAAATAGCCGACCTGGCGAACGAGCGGGACGTTTTAATAGGCCCTGCCCACGCCTTTACCCCCTGGACGAGCCTCTACAAGGAGTACAACAGCCTTAAGGAGGCCTATGATGGGGCAAAAATCCAGTTCCTTGAGCTTGGCCTCTCCGCCGACAGCGAGATGGCGGACATGATAAAGGCCCATCACCCCCTAACATACCTCAGCAACAGCGACGCGCACTCGCCGATGCCCCACCGCCTCGGGAGGGAGTTCAACCGCTTCGAGATTAAAGAGGTCACCTTCGAAGAGGTGCGGAAGGCCATCCTCAGGAGAGGTGGAAGGAGGATAGTCCTCAACGCGGGCCTCGACCCCCGCTTAGGAAAGTACCACCTCACCGCCTGCTCCCGCTGCTATACGAAGTACTCCCTCAGCGATGCCAGAGCCTTCAGATGGAAGTGTCCCAGGTGCGGCGGCAGGATAAAGAAGGGCGTTCATGACAGAATCCTTGAGCTTGCCGATACCAATGAGAGACCGAAGGACAGGCCGCCCTACCTGAGGCTTGCCCCGCTGGCGGAGATAATAGCGATGGTGATAGGCAAAGGCGTGGAGACGAAGGCTGTGAGACTGATATGGGAGCGATTTTTGAGGGAATTCGGGAGCGAGATAAGGGTTCTCGTTGACGTTCCGCTGGAGGGTCTGGCGGAAGTTCATGAGGAGGTTGCAAAGGCCGTCTGGGCGTACCGGAAGGGCAAGCTGGTGGTCATTCCAGGCGGCGGCGGAAAGTACGGCGAGATAAAGCTACCGGAGGAGATAAGAAGGGCAGGGATAGAAGAGCTCGAAGCCCTTGAGGTCGAGGTTCCAAGGGAGGAGTACCGGCCGAAGCAGACGAGCCTTATGAAGTTCCTTGGAGGGGCTAGGTAA
- a CDS encoding chloride channel protein, with amino-acid sequence MATKRQYLRKWGVVIAFSILAGIVGGIGAIVFRLAIGLVHGFFFGWLLPNVSYEVGGVNLGYVLLPTLGALVVTLFVIECPEIKGNGIPEVIEAVIFKGGNIPGRFAVLKTIATAITIGSGGSVGREGPIGFIGASLTSILARWFNLSREMKKLLVTCGLAAGIAGTFNTPLAGAMFALEVVYMGAFSINLVPIFIAAVTGNALTLAVLNRAVEIDIPGDIGHTLPELPMFFLLGLGLGLLAAFYARFLYRVVDGFSESRIPETLKPAIGGFGVGVLGMLFPAYGIFGIGYEGMKMAFYGELAIGLLIILGLVKMLATALTLGSGQSGGVFAPSLYIGTMFGAAFGQMVKILLPSLHPNPAVYALAGMAAFFSGMTQAPLTQILMVTELTRSYAVLPAVMTSATIGFLTARFFLGGESIYTLKLTRKGYHVKTGKPVILETISVGEIMTREPVYVTEEQTLFDVEHLIGETGHDCFPVVNGKMEVVGIIGIKDILKKPSGIKRMPVKRFIRRPYGVTYPTETAEDAFEKLMAYDQNLLPVLESPENRRLIGVVTKRDIYRAYYRGLEGMYID; translated from the coding sequence ATGGCAACGAAAAGGCAGTACCTCAGAAAGTGGGGAGTTGTCATAGCTTTTTCAATCCTGGCCGGCATAGTCGGGGGAATCGGTGCGATAGTGTTCAGGCTGGCAATAGGCCTGGTTCACGGGTTCTTTTTCGGATGGCTCCTCCCAAACGTTTCCTATGAGGTTGGTGGTGTTAACCTCGGCTACGTACTCCTGCCGACGCTCGGTGCGCTGGTTGTCACGCTCTTCGTAATCGAATGCCCCGAGATCAAGGGAAACGGCATCCCCGAGGTCATAGAGGCGGTCATATTCAAAGGAGGAAACATCCCCGGCAGGTTTGCGGTTCTGAAGACGATAGCCACCGCCATAACGATAGGCTCCGGCGGCAGTGTTGGCAGGGAAGGGCCGATAGGGTTCATCGGAGCGTCGCTGACATCAATCCTGGCGCGATGGTTCAACCTATCGAGGGAGATGAAAAAGCTCCTCGTGACCTGTGGTCTGGCAGCAGGAATAGCGGGAACTTTCAACACCCCGCTCGCCGGGGCAATGTTCGCGCTTGAGGTAGTCTACATGGGAGCCTTTTCGATAAACCTCGTGCCCATCTTCATCGCCGCCGTCACCGGCAATGCCCTAACTCTCGCCGTTCTCAACAGGGCTGTGGAGATAGATATCCCGGGGGACATCGGGCATACGCTCCCCGAACTGCCCATGTTCTTCCTCCTCGGCCTTGGTCTCGGCCTTCTGGCGGCCTTCTACGCCCGGTTCCTCTACCGCGTGGTTGACGGCTTTTCCGAGTCCCGGATTCCCGAAACCCTGAAACCGGCCATAGGCGGCTTTGGTGTGGGCGTTCTCGGAATGCTGTTCCCCGCCTATGGCATATTCGGAATCGGCTACGAGGGCATGAAAATGGCCTTCTACGGCGAGCTGGCGATAGGCCTGCTCATAATCCTTGGACTCGTCAAGATGCTCGCCACGGCCCTCACCCTCGGCTCGGGTCAGAGCGGCGGCGTCTTCGCACCGAGTCTGTACATAGGGACTATGTTCGGCGCGGCTTTCGGACAGATGGTGAAGATTCTTCTGCCCTCACTTCACCCGAACCCCGCAGTCTATGCCCTGGCGGGAATGGCGGCCTTCTTCAGCGGCATGACGCAGGCCCCGCTCACCCAGATACTCATGGTGACAGAACTGACGAGGAGCTACGCCGTTCTGCCTGCGGTGATGACATCGGCAACGATAGGATTCCTGACGGCCAGGTTCTTTCTCGGGGGAGAGTCCATCTACACTCTCAAGCTCACCAGGAAGGGCTACCACGTCAAGACAGGAAAGCCCGTCATCCTTGAAACCATCTCGGTCGGCGAGATAATGACGCGGGAGCCGGTTTACGTCACGGAGGAGCAGACCCTCTTTGACGTGGAGCATCTGATAGGCGAAACCGGCCACGACTGCTTCCCCGTTGTCAACGGGAAAATGGAGGTAGTGGGCATAATCGGCATAAAGGACATCCTGAAAAAACCCTCGGGCATCAAGAGAATGCCGGTGAAGCGGTTCATCCGCCGGCCCTACGGGGTAACGTACCCGACGGAGACAGCCGAGGATGCCTTTGAGAAGCTCATGGCCTACGACCAGAACCTTCTGCCCGTCCTGGAAAGCCCGGAGAACAGGAGGCTCATCGGGGTCGTGACCAAAAGGGACATATACCGCGCCTACTACCGCGGTCTGGAGGGAATGTACATAGACTGA
- a CDS encoding CBS domain-containing protein yields MAVEVESALESFHSLKLGNIMPKLETMPVVTADSDILSVLKILRTRHHVWVVDSRENMKLVGVIRYIDVIDVLLPPEAHRFKLGMTSKTMRSMLGGATKAEDVAERHVLTVDEDATVLEALMKMRKYRIQVLAVVKNGRLVGEVSLRILIDELLRLLRVGGAQWKT; encoded by the coding sequence ATGGCAGTGGAAGTCGAGTCCGCCCTTGAGAGCTTCCACTCACTTAAATTGGGCAACATAATGCCCAAGCTGGAAACAATGCCCGTGGTAACGGCCGATTCCGACATCCTCAGCGTCCTCAAGATACTCAGAACCAGGCACCACGTCTGGGTTGTTGATAGCAGGGAAAACATGAAGCTCGTGGGGGTTATCAGGTACATAGACGTCATAGACGTCCTTCTACCACCTGAGGCCCACAGGTTCAAGCTGGGGATGACGAGCAAAACCATGCGCTCGATGCTCGGCGGTGCCACAAAGGCCGAGGATGTGGCCGAGAGGCACGTGTTAACGGTGGATGAAGACGCGACGGTCCTCGAAGCGCTGATGAAGATGCGCAAATACAGGATTCAGGTGCTGGCCGTCGTAAAGAACGGCAGACTGGTGGGAGAGGTAAGCCTCCGCATCCTGATAGACGAACTGCTGAGACTGCTGAGGGTGGGTGGTGCCCAATGGAAAACGTGA
- a CDS encoding polysaccharide deacetylase family protein: MLVSITFDVEHDCPPYLMTTRGMEEGLPKLLDLMAEKNVRATFFFTAEMAKRFPGLVKRVIDEGHELGSHNYNHERLDRLPRDEGERTIVKSLEVLREFGEVVSFRAPNLQFPNYYYDILAKNGVLVDSSKATYKGYREGVRFFGEVLEVPASTTSSVIRLPWRLQRLIHARLREPRVYFAHPWEFVPMQKEKIRWDCRFNTGNKAIELLGMLIDHYRRQGAKFLTMGEYYELYQKLKR, from the coding sequence ATGCTCGTTTCAATAACGTTTGACGTTGAACACGATTGCCCGCCGTATCTCATGACAACGAGGGGAATGGAGGAGGGACTTCCGAAGCTACTCGATCTGATGGCTGAAAAAAACGTGAGAGCGACGTTCTTCTTCACGGCAGAGATGGCGAAGCGCTTCCCGGGGCTCGTGAAGAGGGTCATCGACGAGGGACACGAGCTCGGAAGCCACAACTACAACCACGAGCGGCTTGACAGGCTCCCCCGAGACGAGGGAGAGAGGACCATCGTGAAGTCCCTTGAGGTGCTTCGTGAGTTTGGAGAGGTGGTTTCATTCCGCGCCCCCAACCTGCAGTTTCCTAATTACTATTATGATATACTGGCAAAAAACGGGGTTCTCGTTGACTCATCAAAGGCGACCTACAAGGGCTACCGCGAGGGGGTTAGGTTCTTCGGGGAGGTTCTTGAGGTTCCGGCCTCGACGACCTCGTCCGTCATAAGGCTCCCCTGGAGACTGCAGAGACTCATTCACGCCCGCCTGAGGGAGCCCCGCGTTTACTTCGCCCACCCGTGGGAATTCGTCCCGATGCAGAAGGAAAAAATCAGATGGGACTGCAGGTTCAACACCGGCAATAAGGCTATAGAGCTCCTCGGAATGCTCATCGATCACTACAGGAGGCAGGGAGCAAAGTTCCTCACGATGGGGGAGTACTACGAACTGTACCAAAAACTTAAACGGTAG
- a CDS encoding lysylphosphatidylglycerol synthase transmembrane domain-containing protein: MLESLATSAQQYFSVVSTASLRYLFLAFLTYYVSVVLYGIRWKLVLKGVGRDAPLRELVKAILASIFMNNVTPMSRSGGELLRMAWVSKKANIPTGVSAVSIIYERILETIPIFALFLVGMMYFSSGEPLPFIVLGIAGVILIWIKWDAFVRLSLRIFRTPVTEDEMRKITALRSMHSLNMVAVLLSSTVWLLDVVRLKLIALAFGLNLAWSFIAVISIANLLFGLVAFTPGGVGIIEGGLVGTLTYFGIPMALAVSITLLERFVSYVASSLVGLAVLLTSGGVEIWKALRSQ, from the coding sequence ATGCTGGAGAGCCTTGCCACGTCAGCGCAGCAGTATTTTTCAGTGGTGAGCACCGCCTCTCTGAGGTACCTGTTCTTGGCTTTCCTCACCTACTACGTGAGCGTCGTTCTCTACGGCATTCGCTGGAAGCTCGTTCTGAAGGGCGTCGGCAGGGACGCTCCCCTTCGTGAGCTCGTCAAGGCAATACTCGCCTCGATTTTCATGAACAACGTCACCCCCATGAGCAGGAGCGGCGGAGAACTGCTTAGGATGGCATGGGTTTCCAAAAAGGCGAACATCCCAACGGGGGTTTCGGCGGTCAGCATAATCTACGAACGCATACTGGAGACCATCCCCATATTCGCCCTCTTCCTCGTGGGCATGATGTACTTCTCGTCGGGGGAACCCCTCCCGTTCATAGTCCTCGGCATAGCCGGAGTGATTCTAATATGGATTAAGTGGGACGCCTTCGTGAGGCTCTCGCTCCGCATCTTTAGAACCCCCGTGACGGAGGACGAGATGAGAAAGATAACGGCACTAAGGAGCATGCACAGTCTCAACATGGTGGCAGTACTGCTAAGCTCCACCGTCTGGCTCCTCGACGTCGTCAGATTGAAGCTCATAGCCCTGGCATTCGGCCTCAATCTGGCGTGGAGCTTCATAGCGGTAATCTCAATCGCAAACCTCCTCTTCGGCCTCGTCGCCTTTACTCCTGGGGGCGTGGGAATAATCGAGGGTGGCCTGGTTGGAACCCTCACTTACTTTGGAATTCCAATGGCCCTGGCGGTGTCAATAACCCTCCTGGAGCGCTTTGTCTCCTACGTTGCCAGCAGTCTAGTGGGACTAGCGGTCCTCCTGACGTCCGGAGGGGTCGAGATATGGAAAGCCTTAAGATCGCAATAG
- the amrS gene encoding AmmeMemoRadiSam system radical SAM enzyme, with product MREALYWEPLEGGKVRCRLCPLNCIINEGKRGSCRIRKNIGGKLYTLNYGKVSSIAADPVEKKPLFHFWPGSCALSISTVGCNMHCKHCQNWEISQADESFPYLHDMTPEMVVAMAKRYSCESIAYTYNEPVIWYEFVLDTAKLAKREGIYNLLITNGYINEEPFRELAPYIDAMNIDIKAFSDEFYMKIASVPSGEPSRRTAVIAKKDFGIHVELTYLIIPTLNDREEEIRAFASWVVEELGDDTPVHFSRFFPHYKLSHLPPTPIETVEMAYRVAREEGLKFVYIGNVPGHEGENTYCPKCGKPLIVRWGFKITEYNIEDGKCKYCGEPIPVVGTYKKKRYKWMWW from the coding sequence ATGCGCGAGGCCCTCTACTGGGAGCCCCTCGAAGGGGGCAAGGTGAGGTGCAGGCTGTGCCCTCTCAACTGCATCATCAACGAGGGGAAAAGAGGCTCCTGCAGGATAAGGAAAAACATCGGGGGCAAGCTCTACACCCTCAACTACGGAAAGGTGTCATCCATAGCCGCCGACCCGGTTGAGAAGAAGCCCCTCTTCCACTTCTGGCCCGGTTCGTGCGCCCTCTCGATAAGCACCGTCGGCTGCAACATGCACTGCAAGCACTGCCAGAACTGGGAGATAAGCCAGGCCGACGAGAGCTTCCCATACCTCCACGACATGACGCCCGAGATGGTCGTGGCGATGGCAAAGCGCTACTCCTGCGAGAGCATAGCCTACACCTACAACGAGCCGGTCATCTGGTACGAGTTCGTCCTCGACACGGCAAAGCTCGCTAAAAGGGAGGGGATTTACAACCTCCTCATAACCAACGGCTACATCAACGAGGAGCCCTTCAGGGAGCTGGCGCCGTACATAGATGCGATGAACATAGACATCAAGGCCTTCAGCGACGAGTTCTACATGAAGATAGCGAGCGTTCCGAGTGGCGAGCCGAGCAGGAGGACTGCTGTTATAGCGAAGAAAGATTTTGGAATCCACGTCGAGCTGACCTACCTAATAATCCCGACGCTCAACGACAGGGAGGAAGAAATCAGGGCCTTCGCGAGCTGGGTCGTTGAAGAGCTCGGAGACGATACTCCTGTCCACTTCTCGCGCTTCTTCCCCCACTACAAGCTCTCCCACCTGCCGCCGACACCGATAGAGACGGTTGAGATGGCCTACCGCGTTGCCAGGGAAGAGGGCTTAAAGTTCGTCTACATCGGCAACGTGCCGGGACACGAGGGGGAGAACACATACTGCCCGAAGTGCGGCAAACCTTTAATAGTCCGCTGGGGATTCAAAATCACCGAGTACAACATCGAGGATGGGAAGTGCAAATACTGCGGCGAACCCATCCCCGTGGTAGGTACGTACAAAAAAAAGCGATATAAGTGGATGTGGTGGTGA
- the galT gene encoding galactose-1-phosphate uridylyltransferase, which produces MRELRYNPLTGQWIMVSSTRKKRPWRPKDFCPFCPGNEETGYGWEVLLLPNRFPMLSFDAPRPERDGFYRRARAIGQCSVIVETPEHNIRDLDELSPKAMIRVVELWKNLTAELKKNPRVAYVSIFRNKGEEIGVSLTHPHGQLYATPFIPLKVRLKLENSRGYFKRYGECLFCRILREELWSERAVYENGDFVIFLPFFASWPFEIHIYPKRHVQWLTQLSRKELAGLADALRVATGTLNTVLGREMPYTMMLYQAPFRGTYDFYHLHVEFYPILGENGKIKYAAGIEMGTWDFTYDGVPEENAEKLRRACGEVVKRIDARGKCFT; this is translated from the coding sequence ATGAGGGAGCTCCGCTATAATCCCCTGACCGGCCAGTGGATCATGGTCTCTTCAACCAGAAAGAAGCGCCCATGGAGACCCAAAGACTTCTGTCCATTCTGTCCCGGAAACGAGGAGACCGGCTATGGCTGGGAGGTTCTGCTGCTTCCGAACAGGTTTCCGATGCTGTCCTTCGATGCCCCCAGACCGGAACGGGATGGATTCTACCGGAGGGCGAGGGCAATCGGCCAGTGCAGTGTGATAGTTGAAACGCCCGAGCACAATATCAGGGACCTTGATGAGCTTTCCCCGAAGGCCATGATTCGGGTTGTTGAATTATGGAAAAACTTAACCGCAGAACTGAAGAAAAATCCCCGCGTTGCCTACGTCTCAATCTTCCGGAACAAGGGTGAGGAGATAGGCGTCAGCCTTACCCACCCTCACGGCCAGCTCTACGCCACCCCCTTCATCCCTCTGAAGGTTCGTCTGAAGCTTGAGAACTCAAGGGGATACTTTAAGCGCTACGGGGAGTGCCTGTTCTGCAGGATTCTGCGTGAGGAGCTGTGGAGTGAGAGGGCAGTATACGAGAACGGGGACTTTGTCATCTTTCTGCCCTTCTTCGCGAGCTGGCCCTTTGAGATTCACATCTATCCAAAGAGGCACGTACAGTGGCTAACCCAGCTGAGCAGGAAAGAACTCGCTGGCCTGGCCGATGCACTTCGCGTTGCGACGGGAACCCTCAACACAGTCCTTGGGAGGGAGATGCCCTACACGATGATGCTCTATCAGGCCCCCTTCAGGGGAACCTACGACTTTTACCACCTCCACGTCGAGTTCTACCCAATCCTGGGGGAGAACGGCAAAATCAAGTACGCCGCTGGAATTGAGATGGGAACCTGGGACTTTACCTACGACGGCGTTCCAGAGGAGAACGCGGAGAAGCTGAGGAGAGCCTGCGGGGAGGTGGTAAAAAGGATTGACGCGAGGGGGAAGTGCTTTACCTAG
- a CDS encoding cation:proton antiporter: MENVTWLLFALGLSLILAKIGDSIIERYELPGVLGELLMGMILGNLVYFGIVAPQYLPIVTGEAFTTDMTVVANFLAKLGIIFLLFLGALDADLEQLKKTGLTATVSTVLGVFVPLVVGWFALMEMGYPSREAFAGGVLLTATSIGLTVRVMMDLGVLKSEVGAASLSASVMDDFLGIALVIFAVGSGGLLELSVKIVAFFILTGVIWWFLVDYYIKFAERLHVEKGILGAVLGMMFLFAALAEGWFAAAIEGAFMMGLVLSKLPEGKRLMEDVKAIGYGLLIPFFFVHTGAMLNLTVFENANALILAAVLTAVAVFGKVLGRGFGAWITAWGRGRAFLFTKKNFWMSLQMGIGSVPRTEVALVDLMVAIHGGAISPEHAPEFIAATLIFITVSVLITPPLLKWAFREEIETAKAQKASAKVERIESTKRKIKELKGSG; this comes from the coding sequence ATGGAAAACGTGACGTGGCTGCTCTTCGCCCTTGGACTGTCGCTCATACTGGCGAAGATAGGGGACAGCATAATCGAACGCTACGAGCTTCCCGGCGTTCTGGGAGAGCTGCTCATGGGAATGATACTCGGGAACCTGGTGTACTTCGGGATAGTGGCTCCCCAGTACCTCCCTATAGTCACCGGGGAGGCGTTTACCACCGATATGACTGTGGTGGCCAACTTCCTCGCCAAGCTGGGCATAATATTCCTCCTGTTCCTCGGAGCCCTCGATGCCGACCTTGAACAGCTCAAGAAGACCGGGCTTACCGCCACCGTCTCGACAGTTCTGGGCGTTTTCGTTCCCCTTGTCGTTGGCTGGTTCGCCCTCATGGAGATGGGCTATCCGAGCCGGGAGGCCTTCGCCGGCGGTGTGCTTCTCACCGCAACGAGCATCGGCCTGACCGTCCGCGTCATGATGGACCTGGGGGTTCTCAAAAGCGAGGTTGGAGCCGCATCACTCAGTGCGAGCGTTATGGACGATTTCCTGGGCATAGCCCTCGTCATCTTTGCCGTCGGGAGCGGCGGCCTTCTGGAGCTCTCGGTTAAAATCGTGGCGTTCTTCATTCTGACCGGTGTCATCTGGTGGTTCCTTGTCGATTACTACATAAAGTTCGCGGAGAGGCTTCACGTTGAGAAGGGCATCCTCGGAGCGGTTCTCGGGATGATGTTCCTCTTCGCGGCATTGGCTGAAGGCTGGTTCGCGGCGGCCATAGAGGGAGCCTTCATGATGGGTCTCGTCCTCTCAAAGCTCCCCGAAGGAAAGCGCCTCATGGAGGACGTGAAGGCCATCGGTTACGGCCTGCTGATACCCTTCTTCTTCGTCCATACCGGTGCTATGCTGAACCTCACGGTCTTTGAAAACGCCAACGCCCTGATCCTGGCCGCGGTTCTCACGGCCGTTGCCGTCTTTGGGAAGGTTCTCGGAAGGGGATTTGGGGCCTGGATAACCGCCTGGGGGCGAGGAAGGGCATTTCTCTTCACGAAGAAGAATTTCTGGATGTCGCTCCAGATGGGCATAGGTTCCGTTCCGAGGACCGAGGTTGCGCTCGTTGACCTAATGGTCGCGATACACGGCGGTGCGATAAGCCCCGAGCACGCCCCGGAGTTCATAGCGGCTACGCTGATATTCATAACGGTCTCCGTGCTGATAACTCCTCCACTCCTCAAGTGGGCGTTCAGGGAGGAGATAGAAACCGCAAAGGCCCAGAAGGCCAGCGCAAAGGTCGAGAGAATAGAGAGCACAAAGAGGAAGATAAAGGAGCTGAAGGGCTCTGGGTAA